The nucleotide window GGGGTCGTCAAGGGCGTTGGCCCGCGTTACTGTCCTTCCATTGAGGATAAGCTGGTTCGCTTTGCGGACAAACCGCGCCATCAGATCTTTTTGGAGCCGGAATCCGAATCACTGGATACGACGTACATTCAAGGCTTTTCCACTTCATTGCCGCGTGATCTGCAGGAACAAATGGTGCATTCCTTGCCAGGTCTGGAACAGGCGGTAATTGAAAAATACGCCTATGCGATTGAATATGATGCGGTGGATCCGCTGCAGCTGAAGCCTTCGCTGGAAACCCTGACGATTGAAAATCTGTTTACTGCCGGTCAGATTAACGGTACCTCCGGTTACGAAGAAGCCGCGGCTCAGGGATTAATGGCCGGGATTAATGCCGTGCTGAAACTGCGCAGTCAACCGCCGCTCGTTTTGCGTCGCGATGAAGCCTACATCGGCGTCATGATCGACGACCTGGTGACCAAAGGCACGCAGGAACCTTATCGGCTGTTAACCTCCAGAGCCGAGTTTCGCTTACTGCTGCGGCATGACAATGCCGATCAGCGCTTAATGCACTACGGTTATCAGCTGGGCAGCATCAGCGAAGAACGCTGGCAGGATTATCAACATCGCCGCACGTTGGTGGACGATCTCAAAACCAGACTGAAAGCTTGCCGTCTAACACCGAAAAGTCCGATTCAGTCAGCCTTGGAAGCGGCTGGATATCCAGCTTTGAGCGAGGGCATCAGTGCGGAGGAACTCATCCGGCGGCCGCACATGACGATTTCCGCGCTGCAGCCAGCTTTGGATTTTGACGTTGATGCCACTGCCGCGGCCCAGACTGAAATCGAACTGAAATATGAAGGCTATATCACCAAGGCCCGCAAGGAAGCTGAGAAAATGATGGCCATGGATCATGTGATCCTGCCTCAGGACCTGGATTACGATCAGGTCCAGCATCTTTCGCTGGAAGGCCGTCAGAAGCTGAAAGCGATCCAGCCGCATACGCTGGGCCAGGCATCACGAATCTCCGGCGTTTCGCCGGCCGACATCGCCATGCTAGCGATGGTTTTGGAACAACGTCACAGAAAGGAACAAATTTAATGAAACCAGAAGAAGTGATTTCCCGCGTCTGCGTCTACGGCTTGGAAGAAAGCGTGCGCGGAAGCAAATATCCGATGGCCACCGATCTGAGCAAGGTCAGTGAGGACATCACGCCAACCGTCATCAAGCTGGCAACCAGCCGGCAGGGCGAAGGCCATGACAATTTTATGAACGGCATTCTCGTCCAGATGGATCTGACCTTGACTAACAAAGCCTGGGTGGAAGCTGAACGCTATCATTTCCTCGACTTTGTATCCAGCCAGTCCACAATGCACCGGATTACAAAGTTCGATCTCGACAGTGCGTATATCGACTATGTGGATCCGCGGATGATCGACATCATGAAGGAAAAGGTTCAGGCTTACAATGAACTGCAGGCTCAGCTGAAGGAAACCGAAGATCCCAAACAGAAACAGGCGCTGCAGGCGGAGCTGAACGAACGCTATTTACAGATTTTATATTCCAATCCCTGCGGTTTCCGCATCACCGCGCGCATGACGACCAACTATCGTCAGCTTAAGACCATCTATCTGCAGCGGCGGACGCATCGGCTGCCGGAATGGCGGGCTTTCTGTGCCTGGATCGAAACCCTGCCGCACAGTGAATTCATTACGGGCAAGACCGAATAACCCCTCTCATAAATCACGGAAGCCCGGCATAAAGTAAGGGTGAAGGAGAGCGAGCTTATGCATATTAAACGAATTCTGATCGCCGTCTTCGTGATCCTGCTGATCTTCGCCGGCTGTCATCCGCGCAAACAAAGCAGTCAGCTAAGCGAAGTCCGGGCGGCCTGGATCTCTTACATCGAATTATCAACAATTTTGGATAACCGCAGCGAAGCGGAGTACGTCAGCGGCGTCAAAACAATGCTGGAGAATCTGAAAGCGATGAACTTCAATACCGTTTATGTTCATGCATCTGCCTTTACAGATGCCTATTACCCTTCACAATATTATCCAGCTGCGCAGTATGTTGCCGGACAGATTGGCCAACAGGTCAGTTATGATCCGTTTGGTCTGTTTGTTGAACAGGCTCATCAAGCAGGTTTTCATATTGAAGCCTGGATCAACCCGATGCGCTCGTTCCGTACGGATCAGGAAAGTCAGATACCCTCTGACTGCGTCATCGGCCAATGGCTGAAGGATGCCTCCATGCGGGGAACACGGATCGTCAGTGAAGGCGATCGCTGGTATCTCAATCCAGCCTATTCAGAAGTCCGCGATCTAATCTGCGCGGTGGCGAAGGAACTGGCGCAGAATTATCCAATTGATGGTCTGCATATGGATGACTATTTCTACCCTGATGGCGTGACCGCGGAGTTTGATCGAACCGCTTATCAAGCTTACCAACAGACCGGCGGTGGGTTGTCATTGGGCGATTGGCGGCGGCAGAATATCAATGAAATGGTTGCCAATCTGTATGCCACAGTAAAACAGGTGGATAACAAGATCCAGGTCGGCATCAGTCCGGCCGGGAATCTGGAATATTCGGTGGAAAGCATTTATGGTGATGTCCGGGAATGGGTCAGTCGTGACGGCTACCTGGATTACATTCTGCCGCAGATCTATTTTGGTTATGAACATGGCACGCTGCCGTTTGATCAATGCCTGAAGCAATGGGAAGACTTGACCCGCGGAACTTCGACGCAGCTGATCGTCGGTCTGGCCGCGTATAAAATCAATACCGTAGACAACTACGCTAAGGATGGCAAGT belongs to Holdemania massiliensis and includes:
- the mnmG gene encoding tRNA uridine-5-carboxymethylaminomethyl(34) synthesis enzyme MnmG encodes the protein MLDVIVVGGGHAGIEAALIAARLGCETALISLSLENIGKMPCNPSVGGPAKGIVVREIDALGGQMGITADQTALQFKMLNTTKGPGVQSLRVQSDKVAYAKRMQEEIQKQEHLQLILGLCTGITVEAGKVTGIRMEDGQQLQAKVVILTTGTYMSSSVMISSEVTPSGPDGEPTTNKLSESLREAGLRTFRLKTGTPPRVLTASIDFSKTTPQPGTDQFVAFSTTTTQIREFEKQKLCYLTYTTPKTHELILANLKKSSMYSGVVKGVGPRYCPSIEDKLVRFADKPRHQIFLEPESESLDTTYIQGFSTSLPRDLQEQMVHSLPGLEQAVIEKYAYAIEYDAVDPLQLKPSLETLTIENLFTAGQINGTSGYEEAAAQGLMAGINAVLKLRSQPPLVLRRDEAYIGVMIDDLVTKGTQEPYRLLTSRAEFRLLLRHDNADQRLMHYGYQLGSISEERWQDYQHRRTLVDDLKTRLKACRLTPKSPIQSALEAAGYPALSEGISAEELIRRPHMTISALQPALDFDVDATAAAQTEIELKYEGYITKARKEAEKMMAMDHVILPQDLDYDQVQHLSLEGRQKLKAIQPHTLGQASRISGVSPADIAMLAMVLEQRHRKEQI
- a CDS encoding glycoside hydrolase family 10 protein — translated: MHIKRILIAVFVILLIFAGCHPRKQSSQLSEVRAAWISYIELSTILDNRSEAEYVSGVKTMLENLKAMNFNTVYVHASAFTDAYYPSQYYPAAQYVAGQIGQQVSYDPFGLFVEQAHQAGFHIEAWINPMRSFRTDQESQIPSDCVIGQWLKDASMRGTRIVSEGDRWYLNPAYSEVRDLICAVAKELAQNYPIDGLHMDDYFYPDGVTAEFDRTAYQAYQQTGGGLSLGDWRRQNINEMVANLYATVKQVDNKIQVGISPAGNLEYSVESIYGDVREWVSRDGYLDYILPQIYFGYEHGTLPFDQCLKQWEDLTRGTSTQLIVGLAAYKINTVDNYAKDGKYEWQQHDDILKRQIAQLREHKDVAGFSIFSYNSLFRPDAENAEQVSRELENVRELIVEAK